A single window of Culicoides brevitarsis isolate CSIRO-B50_1 chromosome 3, AGI_CSIRO_Cbre_v1, whole genome shotgun sequence DNA harbors:
- the LOC134835764 gene encoding zinc finger protein pita-like, whose amino-acid sequence MSKVSIDEICRLCLASGPLTPIFEDEANLPVRIMACCSLEVTQTDNLPKYLCLECRYQLDKTYIFRMKSKNAESKLKRHIRLLNAGKVSHVFEEEDDSDDYADALAYVQQYEENLKSAEMDNLQDTFEGQMKQLRASEAKLRMELKKAREELVRKIHEIEELQQGTTTDENYVLEMLEDEPETKILTRKQAEATAGPSKKTSGSQKLMEVMEEDTEDAFVMEDDGSPEDDDDLETRYECDPEEYAAIEKAVRATLGNQPNFSIKTNFQLKLEKLDSSLTKAEVVTDDGSILFMEFNTENVENAAAESAVTGGATKTSGSSSGGNMYYECNQCHKMFSKYTQLKRHISCHKVDDADNRGFKCSYCSRWCATKSSLVRHERIHTGEKPFKCDICERSFVQKEILKRHYLIHTGEKPFSCTHSGCKEQFRQREQLKAHINRAHTANPVFELHKCSLCPKSFCHASGLSRHLLSHTGKTFDCQICLKSYSDRSTLRRHMIAIHEEPTSKKRQRRDDGGGTTTETDDDTVLTFVDKPKNIL is encoded by the exons ATGAGTAAAGTTTCAATCGACGAAATTTGTCGTCTCTGCCTCGCCAGTGGACCATTAACGCCAATTTTTGAGGATGAAGCGAACTTACCGGTGCGGATTATGGCTTGTTGTTCCCTCGAAGTCACCCAAACGGATAATTTACCGAAATATTTGTGCCTGGAGTGTCGTTATCAGTTGGATAAAACTTATATTTTCCGGATGAAAAGCAAAAATGCCGAATCAAAGCTCAAGCGTCACATTCGTCTCTTGAACGCGGGCAAGGTTTCTCATGTTTTTGAGGAGGAAGATGACTCCGACGACTATGCCGATGCCCTCGCTTACGTGCAACAGTACGAAGAAAACCTCAAAAGTGCCGAAATGGACAATTTACAAGACACGTTCGAGGGTCAGATGAAGCAATTGCGTGCCAGTGAAGCAAAATTGCGCATGGAACTGAAAAAAGCTCGCGAAGAATTGGTccgaaaaattcatgaaatcgAGGAACTTCAACAAGGAACGACCACTGATGAGAATTACGTCCTTGAAATGCTGGAAGATGAGCcagaaacgaaaattttgacgAGAAAACAAGCCGAAGCCACTGCAGGACCTTCGAAAAAGACGTCGGGAAGTCAAAAATTGATGGAAGTAATGGAAGAAGACACGGAAGATGCCTTTGTGATGGAAGATGATGGCTCGCCGGAAGACGATGATGACCTTGAGACACGTTACGAATGCGATCCAGAGGAATATGCGGCAATAGAAAAGGCTGTTCga gcgACGTTAGGAAACCAACCAAATTTCTCGATAAAGACGAATTTCCAGCTGAAACTCGAAAAACTCGACAGTTCACTGACAAAAGCGGAGGTAGTGACGGACGATGGAAGCATTTTGTTCATGGAATTCAACACGGAAAATGTGGAAAATGCCGCTGCAGAATCTGCGGTGACGGGAGGCGCGACAAAAACCAGCGGATCATCATCCGGAGGTAATATGTATTACGAATGTAACCAATGTCATAAAATGTTTTCCAAATACACGCAACTGAAGCGTCACATTTCGTGTCATAAGGTCGACGACGCCGATAATCGAGGCTTCAAGTGCTCCTATTGCTCGAGATGGTGTGCGACAAAGAGTTCTCTCGTGAGGCATGAACGTATACACACgg GCGAAAAACCTTTCAAATGCGACATTTGCGAGCGTTCCTTCGTGCAAAAGGAAATCCTCAAACGTCACTATCTCATCCATACCGGCGAAAAACCCTTTTCCTGCACACATTCCGGCTGCAAAGAGCAATTTCGTCAACGCGAACAACTAAAAGCGCACATAAATCGCGCTCACACCGCCAATCCCGTCTTCGAGCTGCACAAATGTTCGCTCTGCCCAAAAAGTTTCTGCCACGCCTCAGGCCTTAGTCGACATCTCCTTTCGCACACCGGCAAGACCTTCGACTGCCAAATCTGCCTCAAGTCGTACAGCGATCGCAGCACGTTGCGACGTCACATGATCGCCATTCACGAAGAGCCGACGTCGAAAAAGCGACAACGAAGGGATGACGGCGGCGGAACAACGACGGAGACAGATGACGACACCGTGTTGACGTTCGTCgataaaccaaaaaatattctgtgA
- the LOC134833322 gene encoding uncharacterized protein LOC134833322 — MPKEKQNTDIFDTRKFISLVEAHQILWNTRIPRYFTDTTKKREAWLEIADEMYPNENFDIKIESEKDEIANMLWSRWKSIRDGYTRESKRVKNDPNYVPPYPFYQNLLFLGERPTRAKRQPRSKSQESEKKTVKVAFLKKEPFKRGSITIDEAQGHIEYEEIDPESEQEPPKRIKILKNEPFGRRLVEEVPEEIEYQELVQVEDTLDSEIYLETEEHLEPTHEREQEMQELTTTNDETRENLLAAIAETLNKSNAVQEMDEHELFLKSILPDLRKIPQAKKFEVRMAILSAINKALQD, encoded by the exons ATGCCGAAAGAGAAGCAG AACACAGATATTTTTGATAcccgtaaatttatttcccTCGTCGAAGCTCATCAGATCCTGTGGAACACTCGAATCCCCCGATATTTCACCGACACGACTAAAAAACGCGAGGCTTGGCTCGAAATTGCCGACGAAATGTATCCAAATGagaattttgacataaaaatcgAGTCAGAAAAGGACGAAATCGCCAATATGCTGTGGAGTCGATGGAAATCCATCCGAGATGGGTACACGAGAGAGAGTAAACGCGTGAAAAACGATCCAAATTACGTGCCGCCATACCcgttttaccaaaatttgctGTTTTTGGGTGAAAGACCGACGAGGGCAAAGCGACAACCGAGATCAAAGTCACAAGAAAGCGAAAAAAAGACTGTCAAAGTGGcttttttgaagaaagaaCCTTTCAAAAGAGGCTCAATTACGATCGACGAGGCACAGGGACACATCGAATACGAAGAAATTGACCCAGAATCAGAGCAAGAACCgccaaaaaggataaaaatcctcaaaaacgAGCCTTTTGGAAGACGTCTCGTCGAAGAAGTGCCCGAAGAAATCGAATATCAGGAACTTGTGCAAGTCGAAGACACGCTAGACAGCGAAATTTACCTCGAAACGGAGGAACATCTTGAGCCAACGCATGAAAGAGAACAAGAAATGCAGGaattgacgacgacgaatgatGAAACTCGAGAAAATCTCCTTGCGGCAATTGCGGAAACGCTGAATAAATCGAATGCGGTGCAAGAAATGGACGAACACGAGTTGTTTTTGAAGTCAATTTTGCcggatttgagaaaaataccGCAAGCGAAGAAGTTTGAAGTGCGAATGGCGATTTTGTCGGCGATTAATAAAGCGTTACAAgactaa
- the LOC134835074 gene encoding uncharacterized protein LOC134835074 has translation MSEDYKELCRLCLEPNPEFSIYEDRISTKIGILLTVEIDPECPEFPTKICLKCRISLEKLYIFRIQSLDVDTKLREAIYGSENTKERCDEAISFLKQYDTSQEHDYGTEKRLPQLTTSDEEYASIEKTVQQALHQNNYFGDFVLKIEEIEGNGLRKVRVIKDNGANIIMKIRMPDSFLQKKKKIISKQESLNKILEKCENIETTQQKITQSIKKTENFVTNIHSWVQSQKTDCDGIEFIDAEAENDEPKDPNAPFELPINSLSELWRLNMRIKDPEVRAAMDLELLKVEPHPGMRIIGRVLRAVIDNEMLGKLCWSGKIKIEHKYLKLEEKIMLSKMKNLVDYLLDVCQSKEGTPISVFHATVMNIIRKARAKRGKNEDANYSDVAEYQGQYLNEEDFLNDADEID, from the exons atgtcgGAAGATTATAAGGAGCTTTGTCGTCTTTGTTTGGAACCGAATCCGGAATTCAGTATTTACGAAGATCGAATATCAacgaaaattggaattttgttAACAG tcgAAATCGATCCCGAATGTCCCGAATTTCCCACAAAAATCTGCCTAAAATGTCGGATCAGCTTGGAAAAACTCTACATTTTTCGAATTCAAAGCCTAGATGTCGACACAAAACTCCGAGAAGCCATTTACGGCTCTGAAAATACCAAAGAAAGATGCGACGAAGCAATTTCCTTCCTTAAGCAGTATGACACATCACAAGAACACGATTACGGGACCGAAAAAAGACTTCCACAACTCACGACAAGCGATGAAGAATACGCCAGCATTGAAAAAACGGTCCAACAAGCCTTGCATCAAAACAACTATTTTGGCGATTTCGTgctaaaaatcgaagaaatcgAAGGAAATGGGCTCCGAAAGGTCCGCGTGATCAAAGATAATGGCGCCAACATCATCATGAAGATCCGCATGCCCGATTCTttcctacaaaaaaagaaaaaaatcatttcgaaGCAGGAATCTCTGAACAAAATCCTCGAAAAGTGCGAAAATATCGAAacgacacaacaaaaaatcacacaaagtattaaaaaaaccgaaaatttcGTCACAAATATCCATTCGTGGGTCCAAAGCCAAAAAACGGACTGTGACGGGATTGAATTTATCGACGCGGAAGCAGAAAATGACGAACCAAAGGACCCGAATGCCCCCTTTGAGTTGCCAATCAACAGTTTAAGTGAGTTATGGCGACTCAATATGAGGATTAAAGACCCCGAAGTGCGAGCTGCGATGGATTTGGAGCTGCTGAAGGTCGAACCGCATCCAGGAATGAGGATAATTGGAAGAGTTTTGCGCGCCGTTATCGATAACGAGATGCTGGGGAAGCTTTGTTGGAGCGGCAAGATCAAAATTGAACACAAATACCTGAAATTAGAGGAGAAAATTATGTTAtcgaagatgaaaaatttagtgGATTACCTGCTGGATGTGTGTCAGTCGAAAGAGGGAACGCCAATAAGTGTTTTTCATGCCACTGTTATGAATATTATTCGGAAAGCGAGGGCTAAGAGAGGCAAAAACGAGGA tgcaaACTATTCCGATGTCGCCGAATATCAAGGACAATACCTGAAcgaagaagattttttgaacgaTGCCGACGAAattgattga